One segment of Neobacillus endophyticus DNA contains the following:
- a CDS encoding DUF4367 domain-containing protein: MIIHAKEIKYNHNSKTISEIRKKANFTILSPNKIPDDWTLEIKTSPWIMLHYMDSKDTELIVAIHLSKGFPLSDEDFPHSQKVDINGNTGYFQEWIDSGEVDKKGDPIRGGLLNWVQDGTNVEMSSSRLSKERMLEIARSMK; this comes from the coding sequence ATGATAATCCATGCTAAAGAGATAAAGTATAACCACAACAGCAAAACCATTTCAGAAATAAGGAAAAAAGCCAATTTTACTATTTTGAGTCCGAATAAGATTCCTGACGATTGGACATTAGAAATTAAAACTTCTCCCTGGATAATGCTACATTATATGGACAGCAAGGATACCGAGCTGATAGTAGCTATTCATTTGAGCAAAGGATTTCCATTATCTGATGAAGATTTTCCACATTCTCAAAAAGTTGATATAAATGGAAACACAGGTTATTTTCAGGAATGGATAGATAGTGGTGAAGTTGATAAAAAAGGAGACCCTATAAGGGGTGGTTTACTGAATTGGGTACAAGATGGTACTAATGTGGAAATGAGTAGTTCAAGATTATCCAAAGAAAGAATGTTAGAAATTGCAAGGTCAATGAAATAA
- a CDS encoding type I restriction-modification system subunit M, whose translation MNNFQDKVNFIWTIAELLRGPYKKEEYGKVVLPMAVLRRFDCVLEDTKEEVLKQNEKYKHLPQESKDEILNRVAKQNFSNTSKYDFSKLLVDSDNIADNLRDYINGFSKTARDIIEYFDFDKQIEKMDRNNLLYLVVKRFSEIDLHPEVVSNVEMGYVFEELIRRFSEHAEAGDHYTPREVIRLMVHLLFMEDEEILTVPGITKTLYDPCAGTGGMGSVAQEYIREHNPTAQLIFFGQEINEESYAIAKADILIKGENAQNISFGNTLSKDAFPNVKHEYSISNPPYGVEWKPAEQAVRKEHEEKGFNGRFGAGLPRISDGQLLFLQHLVSKMKPVTKDNPKGSRIAIIMNGSPLFTGDAGSGESEIRRYLIENDLVEGIVAMPDQLFYNTGISTYVWILTNNKSPLRKGKIQLVNGIYFYQKMKKSLGNKRNELTKEHIDEIVRIYGDLKEGEHCKIFDNEDFGYRKVTIERPLRLNFKIDENRVQELYNQTAFNNLAKSKKKGEAGLKEIEEGQHQLQQQIIEALLSIQSGEIYKNREVFIKILKQLFKDKDIKVNATLLKAILSALSVKDETADVCKDSKGYVEADTDLRDTENIPLNEDIYEYFEREVKPHVPDAWIAEDSIKIGYEIPFTRHFYQYTPLRSSQEIMEEIKELEEGIMEKLKKVMG comes from the coding sequence ATGAACAACTTTCAAGATAAAGTGAATTTTATTTGGACTATTGCAGAACTTTTAAGAGGTCCTTACAAGAAAGAAGAGTACGGAAAAGTAGTTCTTCCTATGGCGGTTCTAAGACGGTTTGATTGCGTATTAGAGGACACAAAAGAAGAGGTACTAAAGCAAAATGAAAAGTATAAGCATCTTCCTCAAGAATCGAAAGATGAAATATTGAATAGGGTTGCGAAACAAAATTTTAGTAATACCAGTAAATATGATTTTTCCAAACTTTTAGTTGACTCAGACAATATAGCGGATAATCTACGTGATTATATAAATGGATTTTCTAAAACAGCAAGGGACATCATTGAATACTTTGATTTTGACAAGCAAATTGAAAAAATGGATAGAAATAATTTGTTATATCTTGTGGTGAAAAGATTCAGTGAAATTGACTTACATCCAGAAGTAGTATCCAATGTGGAAATGGGTTACGTATTTGAAGAATTAATTCGTAGATTTTCGGAGCATGCGGAAGCAGGGGACCACTACACTCCAAGAGAAGTTATTCGTCTTATGGTTCATTTGCTTTTCATGGAGGATGAAGAAATCCTTACTGTACCAGGAATCACGAAAACACTTTATGACCCATGTGCAGGAACAGGAGGAATGGGTTCGGTTGCTCAAGAATATATCAGAGAGCATAATCCTACAGCACAGCTTATCTTTTTTGGTCAAGAGATAAATGAAGAATCCTATGCAATCGCAAAAGCGGATATTTTAATCAAGGGTGAAAATGCTCAAAATATTTCGTTTGGCAATACATTGTCAAAAGATGCGTTTCCTAATGTTAAACATGAATATTCGATTTCTAATCCCCCATATGGTGTTGAATGGAAACCAGCAGAGCAAGCAGTTAGAAAAGAGCATGAGGAGAAAGGATTTAATGGTCGTTTTGGGGCAGGCCTGCCACGTATTTCCGATGGTCAGTTATTGTTCTTACAGCACCTTGTATCCAAAATGAAGCCTGTTACTAAGGATAATCCAAAAGGTTCACGTATTGCCATCATTATGAACGGTTCACCTTTGTTTACAGGGGATGCAGGAAGTGGAGAGAGTGAGATTAGAAGATACCTAATAGAAAATGATTTAGTCGAAGGTATCGTTGCTATGCCAGACCAGCTTTTCTACAATACTGGTATTTCAACTTACGTTTGGATTTTAACAAATAACAAAAGTCCTTTGCGTAAGGGCAAAATCCAACTTGTTAATGGTATTTATTTTTATCAGAAAATGAAAAAATCCTTGGGGAACAAGCGAAATGAACTTACAAAAGAACATATTGATGAAATTGTTCGTATTTATGGAGACTTAAAAGAAGGCGAACATTGTAAAATTTTTGATAATGAAGACTTTGGCTATCGAAAAGTAACAATTGAACGACCTTTACGACTGAACTTTAAAATAGATGAAAATCGAGTACAGGAGCTATACAACCAGACAGCTTTTAACAACCTTGCTAAGTCCAAAAAGAAAGGTGAAGCAGGGTTAAAAGAAATTGAAGAAGGACAACATCAATTACAACAACAAATTATTGAAGCTCTTCTTTCCATCCAAAGTGGTGAAATTTACAAGAACCGAGAAGTATTTATAAAAATCTTGAAGCAACTCTTTAAAGATAAGGATATTAAAGTTAATGCTACTTTGCTAAAGGCGATTCTTTCTGCTTTATCTGTGAAAGATGAAACAGCGGATGTTTGTAAAGATAGTAAGGGATATGTAGAGGCAGATACAGACCTACGGGATACTGAGAATATTCCATTAAATGAGGATATTTACGAATACTTTGAAAGAGAAGTAAAGCCACATGTCCCTGATGCCTGGATAGCTGAAGACAGTATCAAAATTGGATATGAAATACCATTCACCAGACATTTTTATCAATATACCCCTTTACGAAGCTCACAAGAAATTATGGAAGAAATTAAGGAGCTTGAGGAAGGTATAATGGAAAAATTAAAGAAGGTGATGGGATAA
- a CDS encoding type I restriction endonuclease subunit R yields MTIDYTEKGFEANIEESLILSGYMQRKLEGVALADFKKKAIDIETLFQFLESTQTKSIERLQKVYKEQYKTKIVDRLTRELNKRGMIDCIRHGIKDYGVTLKLAYNQPVTNMNQTLIDLYNQNIFTVSRQVYYSDQNNNSIDMLVSLNGLPIAVLELKNPLTKQTVDDAKKQYMTDRDPKELLFQFKERAIVYFAVDPDEIYMATRINKEKTFFLPFNKGNNGGKGNPAVDNDYKTSYLWKDILQKNSLIDILFRFVFIKQEDIKDSTGEIIDKKETVIFPRYHQLDVVRKVEEHVKSIGVGQNYLVQHSAGSGKTNSISWLSHRLAKLHDSEDNAVYDSVIVITDRRVLDKQLQDAVYQLEHKAGMVEKIEKDSTQLANALVNGTRIIITTLQKFPFIMEKVGEFARGKYAIIIDEAHSSQGGKAATAMTNILSDKTLEEALEADRTAEDNMEDMEEKIIETIAKSGKQDNLSFFAFTATPKAKTLEKFGTLGEDGKPHAFHVYTMRQAIEEGFILDVLKNYLTYKTFYQIAKKIEDDPEVSSKKASKEIAKYVALHPHNIAQKTEIMIEHFRQVTRHKIGSRAKAMVVTGSRLHAVKYKQAFDKYINKKGYDDLKAVVAFSGTVEDNGVPYKEPEMNGFGEKELPEKFHSDEYKVLLVAEKYQTGFDEPLLHTMYVDKKLDGIKAVQTLSRLNRTCKGKNDTFVLDFLNEAEDIQKAFQPYYEVTGLESTTDPNLLYDLQRELDACQVYTEEEINEVCQLEFSEKKKTTKIQEKLNSILDKGVERYKKLLKEQQDDFKGASTKFIRTYSFILQIGPFADVEMHKLYVYLNYLLKKLPKMGSDAVYLADDIALQYYRNEKVFAGSISLAIQGESELKPTTHGKGTGKEEEKEKLSSIIDRLNDKFGTEFTSTDILSYDQIKEDIINNDDLAQKAKNNSKGNFKYSYETAFLDIVIQRMSQNEKFFMKILEDSNFKNTIMEFMLDEVYEGLNNRPYFD; encoded by the coding sequence TTGACAATTGACTACACAGAAAAAGGCTTTGAAGCCAATATAGAAGAAAGTCTTATTTTATCTGGCTATATGCAACGAAAGTTAGAAGGAGTTGCATTAGCCGATTTTAAAAAGAAAGCAATAGATATAGAAACCCTCTTTCAGTTCTTGGAAAGTACCCAAACTAAGAGCATAGAAAGGCTTCAAAAGGTATATAAGGAACAGTATAAAACAAAGATTGTGGATAGATTGACCAGAGAGCTGAATAAGCGGGGGATGATTGACTGCATTAGACATGGCATTAAAGATTATGGTGTGACATTAAAACTTGCCTATAATCAACCAGTTACCAACATGAACCAGACCCTTATCGACCTATATAATCAAAACATTTTCACCGTCAGTAGACAGGTCTACTACAGTGACCAAAACAACAACAGCATTGATATGTTGGTATCCTTAAATGGGCTTCCAATTGCAGTATTAGAGTTGAAAAATCCATTGACGAAGCAAACGGTTGATGATGCAAAGAAACAGTATATGACGGATAGAGACCCAAAAGAGCTGTTGTTTCAGTTTAAAGAGAGAGCAATTGTCTATTTTGCGGTAGACCCAGATGAAATCTATATGGCAACGCGAATTAATAAAGAGAAAACCTTTTTCTTACCTTTTAATAAAGGAAACAACGGAGGAAAGGGCAATCCAGCCGTTGACAACGATTATAAAACTTCGTATCTATGGAAAGATATTTTGCAAAAAAATAGCTTGATAGATATTCTGTTTCGCTTTGTGTTTATTAAGCAAGAGGATATCAAAGACAGCACTGGGGAAATTATTGATAAGAAAGAAACAGTTATATTTCCACGCTATCATCAATTAGATGTCGTGAGAAAGGTAGAAGAACATGTAAAGTCGATTGGCGTGGGACAGAACTATCTTGTTCAACATTCGGCTGGTAGTGGAAAGACCAACAGTATCTCTTGGCTTTCTCACCGATTGGCAAAACTTCATGACTCAGAAGATAATGCAGTATATGATAGTGTAATTGTAATAACAGATAGAAGAGTGTTGGACAAGCAATTGCAGGATGCAGTTTATCAACTGGAACATAAAGCTGGGATGGTAGAAAAAATTGAAAAAGACTCTACCCAATTGGCAAATGCTCTTGTAAATGGCACAAGAATCATTATTACGACTTTGCAAAAGTTCCCTTTTATTATGGAGAAAGTAGGAGAGTTTGCAAGAGGAAAATATGCAATTATCATTGATGAAGCCCATTCCTCTCAAGGGGGGAAAGCGGCCACTGCAATGACGAATATTCTTTCTGATAAAACGCTGGAAGAAGCTCTTGAGGCGGATAGAACAGCCGAGGATAATATGGAAGATATGGAAGAGAAAATTATTGAAACGATTGCGAAAAGTGGTAAGCAGGATAATCTTTCATTCTTTGCCTTTACAGCTACACCGAAGGCAAAAACCCTTGAGAAGTTCGGAACACTTGGAGAAGATGGGAAACCTCATGCATTTCATGTATACACGATGCGACAAGCTATAGAGGAAGGCTTTATTTTAGATGTACTTAAGAACTATTTAACCTATAAAACCTTTTACCAAATTGCTAAGAAGATAGAGGATGACCCAGAAGTATCCAGTAAAAAAGCATCGAAGGAAATCGCTAAATATGTAGCGTTGCATCCTCATAATATCGCTCAAAAGACAGAAATCATGATTGAACATTTCCGTCAGGTGACACGCCATAAAATTGGCAGTAGGGCGAAAGCAATGGTCGTTACTGGCAGTCGTCTTCATGCTGTAAAATATAAACAGGCATTCGATAAATATATCAATAAAAAGGGATATGACGACCTAAAAGCTGTGGTGGCTTTTTCAGGTACAGTTGAGGATAATGGAGTTCCCTATAAAGAACCAGAAATGAACGGATTTGGTGAAAAGGAATTACCAGAAAAATTTCATTCTGATGAATATAAAGTTTTGCTGGTTGCTGAGAAATATCAAACGGGATTCGATGAACCATTGCTTCATACGATGTATGTTGATAAAAAATTAGATGGGATTAAGGCGGTACAAACCTTATCACGTCTAAATAGAACGTGTAAAGGGAAGAATGATACATTTGTATTGGACTTCTTGAACGAGGCTGAGGATATTCAAAAAGCCTTTCAGCCTTATTATGAAGTAACAGGTCTTGAAAGCACAACTGACCCCAATCTTCTGTATGATTTGCAACGGGAACTGGATGCCTGTCAGGTTTATACGGAGGAAGAAATAAACGAAGTCTGCCAATTGGAGTTCAGTGAAAAGAAAAAGACAACCAAAATCCAGGAAAAACTTAATTCTATCCTGGATAAAGGGGTGGAACGATATAAGAAGCTACTAAAAGAGCAACAAGATGACTTTAAAGGTGCTTCGACTAAGTTTATCCGCACGTATTCGTTTATCTTACAAATTGGGCCATTTGCGGATGTGGAAATGCATAAGCTATATGTCTATTTGAATTATCTTCTTAAAAAACTTCCTAAAATGGGAAGTGATGCTGTCTACTTGGCGGATGATATTGCTCTTCAATATTATCGAAATGAGAAAGTATTTGCAGGAAGTATTTCACTTGCCATACAGGGTGAGTCTGAACTAAAGCCGACCACACATGGAAAAGGAACTGGGAAGGAAGAAGAAAAGGAAAAGCTATCTTCTATCATCGACAGATTGAATGATAAGTTTGGAACGGAATTCACCTCAACAGATATTCTTTCCTATGACCAGATAAAGGAAGACATCATCAACAATGATGACTTAGCTCAAAAGGCTAAAAATAACTCTAAAGGCAATTTTAAATACTCCTATGAAACTGCCTTTTTAGATATTGTCATACAACGCATGAGTCAAAATGAGAAGTTCTTTATGAAAATCCTTGAAGACTCGAACTTCAAGAATACCATTATGGAATTCATGCTCGATGAAGTCTATGAAGGTTTGAATAATCGACCTTATTTTGATTAA
- a CDS encoding DUF2442 domain-containing protein, giving the protein MRITSLFATKTFKLLLEFDYREYCLLDIKQFLQNEKGKLAELCNDSDMFQTATVDRIAGTVVWENGVDFDPKILYKSSINIDHILG; this is encoded by the coding sequence GTGCGGATTACATCGTTATTTGCAACTAAAACGTTTAAGCTATTACTGGAATTTGATTATCGGGAATACTGTCTTTTAGATATCAAGCAATTCTTACAAAATGAGAAGGGGAAGTTAGCGGAACTTTGTAATGATAGTGATATGTTTCAAACAGCAACAGTTGATAGAATCGCAGGTACAGTTGTTTGGGAAAATGGGGTAGATTTTGACCCTAAAATTCTATATAAGTCCTCCATTAATATTGACCATATTTTGGGCTAA
- a CDS encoding DUF262 domain-containing protein, translating to MTQITGNAIIVRTLFNNRYTVQYYQREYNWERKQIEELMEDLTSEFLEFYQQGDSQRDVMRYGSYFLGPIILTNDNAIIDGQQRLSSLTLLLIYLNNLQKNSPFSKINIDNLIYSEMYGQKTFCINVEERESCLAGLFDNGRYDVTNETSESVINLYNRYKDIEELFPNEIKEEALPVFIEWVIDNLVFIEIKTTSEQDAHRIFVTMNDRGLRLTPTEMLKGYLLSEISDNTVRNKANDLWKERVLTLKEIEKDGDSDFIKNWLRAQYADSIREGKKDSENKDFEIIGTTFHKWVREKKSVIKLDKSSDFERFILNDFKTFSDIYIRLKQYSGSFNKEYEYVYHNADRGFTLQYQIILASIDKDDTADIITKKIKLVSCFIDQFIAIRVFNFRTVDYSSIRYTVFNLTKRIRRKSIDELVTIFKDYISGMEQSLNGIDGFYLNQFTRRYMLHILSRMTYYVEQNCGINSSFTTYVNRQQKNPYDIEHIWADDYTQGNHQSEFQTEEEFQSFRNRFGGLLILPKDKNRSYQDMEYIKKVTKYDSENLLARTLNDNCYSNNPLFLRFMKDKNLPFKPYADFNKADLNERQELYKEICKNIWNVDLFEEIAHS from the coding sequence ATGACACAGATTACAGGAAATGCAATCATTGTCCGTACACTTTTCAACAACCGTTATACGGTTCAGTATTATCAGCGAGAGTATAATTGGGAACGGAAGCAAATTGAAGAATTAATGGAGGACTTAACGAGTGAGTTCTTGGAATTTTACCAGCAAGGTGATTCTCAAAGGGATGTTATGCGTTATGGGAGCTATTTTTTAGGTCCCATTATTCTAACTAATGATAATGCCATTATAGATGGCCAACAGCGTCTTTCTTCTCTGACGCTGTTGCTTATCTATTTAAATAATTTGCAGAAAAACTCTCCTTTTTCTAAGATCAATATTGATAACTTAATTTATTCGGAGATGTATGGGCAAAAAACTTTCTGTATCAATGTAGAAGAGAGAGAATCCTGCTTAGCTGGGCTTTTTGACAATGGAAGATACGACGTTACTAATGAAACATCAGAAAGTGTTATTAACTTATATAATCGCTATAAAGATATCGAAGAGCTTTTTCCAAACGAAATTAAAGAAGAAGCACTACCTGTCTTTATTGAATGGGTAATTGATAATCTTGTTTTCATTGAAATAAAAACGACTTCTGAACAAGATGCCCATAGAATATTTGTTACGATGAATGACAGGGGACTGAGACTTACTCCAACAGAAATGCTTAAAGGCTATCTACTTTCCGAAATTAGTGACAACACTGTTAGAAATAAGGCTAATGATTTATGGAAAGAAAGAGTGCTGACATTAAAAGAGATTGAGAAAGATGGGGATTCAGACTTTATCAAAAATTGGCTTAGAGCACAGTATGCTGATTCTATAAGAGAAGGGAAAAAGGATTCCGAAAATAAGGATTTTGAAATTATAGGAACAACCTTTCATAAATGGGTCAGAGAAAAGAAATCAGTCATAAAATTAGATAAAAGTTCTGACTTTGAGCGTTTTATTTTAAATGATTTTAAAACTTTCTCAGACATTTATATTCGCTTAAAGCAATATTCGGGTTCCTTCAATAAAGAGTATGAATACGTTTATCATAATGCCGATAGAGGATTTACCTTGCAATATCAAATCATCCTGGCATCTATTGATAAGGATGATACAGCAGATATTATTACTAAAAAGATAAAGTTGGTATCCTGCTTTATTGACCAGTTTATTGCGATACGTGTCTTTAATTTTAGAACAGTGGACTATTCTTCCATAAGATATACAGTGTTTAACCTTACGAAGAGAATTAGAAGGAAAAGTATTGATGAACTCGTAACGATTTTTAAAGACTATATTTCTGGAATGGAACAGTCCTTAAATGGTATAGATGGTTTCTATCTGAATCAATTTACAAGAAGATATATGCTACATATCTTATCGCGAATGACTTACTATGTGGAACAAAATTGCGGTATAAACAGTAGTTTTACCACTTATGTTAATCGTCAGCAAAAAAATCCATACGATATTGAGCATATATGGGCAGATGATTATACACAAGGCAACCATCAAAGCGAGTTCCAGACCGAAGAAGAATTTCAATCCTTTAGAAATCGATTTGGCGGTTTGTTAATTTTGCCAAAAGACAAAAACAGAAGCTATCAAGACATGGAGTACATTAAAAAAGTTACGAAATATGATAGTGAAAACTTATTGGCAAGAACTTTAAATGACAACTGTTATAGTAATAATCCGTTATTTCTACGATTTATGAAGGATAAGAATTTGCCATTTAAACCATATGCTGATTTTAACAAAGCGGATTTAAATGAAAGACAGGAATTATATAAAGAGATTTGTAAAAATATTTGGAACGTTGATTTGTTTGAAGAAATTGCACATTCTTAA
- a CDS encoding tyrosine-type recombinase/integrase, which produces MITNFIRELEREGKSHLTIRAYTKDIQQFSDWLFETIGYKTDAITETDLREYRQFLNLLKKLKVTSINRKIKSVVRYQRFLYKQGICKEEVDLKKVLQRNNIEFDYDVKIVEKQDLYRLKRTIEAEGNRRDILVYYLLFGTGVRCSEMVSVELDDIYITERNGKNNYSYLMIRNGKGSKVRKVNLNSEVVNAIKAYLEVRPSVSSKKLLQGQRGTLTRLAINKLLEKYSKKAQLDYIVSPHMARHTFCSNLIKEGKVDPKTVAILSGHSSVDTLYRFYVNSSAEDKQRAVDNLNV; this is translated from the coding sequence ATGATTACTAACTTTATTCGGGAGTTGGAGCGGGAAGGAAAGAGCCATCTAACTATTCGAGCATATACAAAGGATATTCAGCAGTTTTCTGATTGGTTATTTGAAACAATCGGTTATAAAACAGATGCAATTACAGAAACAGACCTTCGAGAGTATCGTCAATTTTTAAATTTATTAAAAAAGTTGAAAGTTACGAGCATCAATCGAAAAATCAAAAGTGTTGTCCGTTATCAGCGTTTCCTTTATAAGCAGGGCATTTGTAAAGAGGAAGTGGATTTAAAAAAAGTCCTGCAAAGAAATAACATTGAATTTGACTATGATGTAAAAATCGTTGAAAAGCAAGATTTGTACAGATTAAAACGTACTATTGAGGCTGAGGGAAATAGGAGAGATATATTAGTGTATTATCTACTTTTTGGAACAGGTGTTAGATGCAGTGAAATGGTCTCTGTTGAATTAGATGATATTTACATTACTGAGAGAAATGGAAAAAACAATTACAGCTACCTAATGATTCGGAATGGAAAGGGTAGCAAAGTAAGAAAGGTAAATTTGAATAGTGAAGTAGTGAATGCGATAAAAGCCTATTTAGAAGTAAGACCATCAGTATCCTCCAAAAAGTTGCTACAAGGTCAGAGGGGAACGCTAACAAGGTTAGCAATTAATAAACTTTTAGAGAAATACAGTAAGAAAGCCCAACTTGATTATATTGTTAGTCCCCATATGGCAAGGCATACGTTCTGCTCAAATTTGATTAAGGAAGGAAAAGTAGACCCAAAAACTGTTGCCATTTTAAGCGGCCACAGTTCCGTTGATACGCTTTATCGTTTTTATGTGAATAGTAGTGCAGAAGATAA
- a CDS encoding restriction endonuclease subunit S, whose product MTKFKSYPKYKESGLQWIKDIPEHWEVKKLKIFSNVQASNVDKKTVEDEIPVLLCNYVDVYYNDKIIKEIDFMKATAKEEQIRKFTLQKNDVLITKDSESPTDIAVPAWVEEDLEGVLCGYHLSHIRPKNHEMKGRYLYYSFETSGIKEQFWANANGVTRFGLSKDAINNGLFIVPPLEEQNQIVDFLDKKTSEIDSLIDDKEKFMKLLEVKRQVVITETVTKGLNPDVNFRDSGVEWIGEIPKHWEIKKLNFLGRLQNGISKSSEEFGFGHPFVSYGDVYKNMELPEKVIGLVNSTQSDRNIYSVKAGDIFFTRTSETIEEIGFASTCLTTITDATFAGFLIRFRPSTNKLLPNYSKYYFRSELGRRYFVKEMNLVTRASLSQDLLKNFPVILPPVEEQHQIAYFLDFEMNTITEIITSLKEQINHLKEYRQSLIYEAVTGKIDVRNYKEAVVS is encoded by the coding sequence ATGACTAAGTTTAAGAGTTATCCGAAATATAAGGAAAGTGGATTGCAATGGATAAAAGACATTCCAGAACACTGGGAGGTTAAAAAACTTAAAATATTTTCCAACGTACAGGCAAGTAATGTGGACAAAAAAACAGTAGAAGATGAAATACCTGTTCTTCTTTGCAACTATGTGGATGTTTATTATAACGATAAAATCATCAAGGAAATAGATTTTATGAAGGCAACTGCTAAAGAAGAACAAATCCGAAAATTTACCTTGCAAAAAAATGATGTTTTGATTACCAAAGATTCCGAATCTCCTACTGATATAGCTGTTCCTGCATGGGTAGAGGAAGATTTAGAAGGGGTACTTTGTGGATATCACCTTTCTCATATTCGACCTAAAAACCATGAAATGAAAGGGCGTTATTTGTACTATTCCTTTGAAACAAGTGGGATAAAAGAGCAGTTCTGGGCGAATGCAAACGGAGTAACGAGATTTGGACTATCCAAAGATGCCATTAATAATGGATTGTTTATTGTTCCTCCATTAGAAGAACAGAATCAAATTGTCGATTTTCTTGATAAAAAGACTTCTGAAATTGATTCTTTGATTGATGATAAGGAAAAGTTTATGAAGTTACTGGAAGTAAAGAGACAGGTAGTGATTACGGAAACAGTGACTAAAGGATTAAACCCCGATGTGAATTTTAGGGATTCAGGTGTTGAATGGATTGGAGAGATACCTAAGCATTGGGAAATAAAGAAATTAAATTTTTTGGGTAGATTGCAAAATGGAATAAGTAAATCCTCAGAAGAGTTTGGTTTTGGGCATCCATTTGTTAGTTATGGGGATGTTTATAAAAATATGGAGCTACCTGAAAAAGTAATTGGTTTAGTTAATTCTACACAGTCAGATAGAAATATTTATTCAGTTAAAGCAGGTGACATATTTTTTACAAGAACATCTGAAACCATTGAAGAAATAGGATTTGCTTCTACATGTTTAACAACAATAACGGATGCAACATTTGCAGGATTTTTAATTAGATTTCGACCAAGTACAAATAAATTATTGCCGAATTACTCTAAATACTATTTTAGAAGTGAATTGGGTAGAAGATATTTTGTTAAGGAAATGAATTTAGTTACAAGAGCTTCCTTGAGTCAAGATTTATTGAAAAACTTCCCTGTCATTCTACCTCCAGTAGAGGAACAGCATCAAATTGCTTATTTCTTAGACTTTGAAATGAATACAATTACTGAAATTATTACTTCGTTAAAAGAACAAATAAATCATTTAAAAGAATACCGTCAATCTTTAATTTATGAGGCAGTAACAGGCAAAATAGATGTCCGAAATTATAAGGAAGCGGTAGTAAGCTAA
- a CDS encoding HAD family hydrolase — protein sequence MLFDLDDTLLNRDKAVENMFFVILEKCYEAVKHSTESQMLQKFREYDKRGYGNNDKAKVLESFFDEFPPIYRLPRNYIQDFWNNHFPHCFSIDQNSINIVNVIKKHAKVAIITNGSTQRQKAKIINTNLDSCFDTIIISEEAGFSKPDKRIFELALNKFNVQPEDALFVGDDIEKDIDGCQNANIKGIWFNPHMFKNETEIKPYAEINSLDRLLSYFTK from the coding sequence ATGCTATTTGATTTAGATGATACCTTACTTAATAGGGATAAGGCAGTAGAAAATATGTTTTTCGTTATTTTAGAAAAGTGTTATGAGGCAGTTAAACATTCAACAGAAAGCCAAATGCTACAAAAGTTCAGAGAATACGATAAAAGAGGCTATGGCAACAACGATAAAGCAAAAGTATTGGAATCATTTTTTGATGAATTTCCACCAATATATAGATTGCCACGCAATTATATTCAAGATTTTTGGAATAACCATTTTCCTCATTGTTTTTCAATAGACCAAAATTCTATAAATATCGTAAATGTTATAAAGAAGCATGCTAAAGTTGCGATTATAACAAACGGCTCAACTCAGAGACAAAAAGCTAAAATAATAAACACTAATTTAGATAGTTGTTTTGATACGATAATTATTTCTGAAGAAGCGGGATTTAGTAAACCTGACAAACGCATATTTGAATTAGCATTAAATAAATTCAATGTGCAACCTGAAGACGCATTATTCGTAGGAGATGACATAGAAAAGGATATTGATGGATGTCAGAATGCAAATATAAAGGGCATATGGTTCAATCCTCATATGTTCAAGAATGAAACTGAAATTAAACCATATGCCGAAATCAATTCTCTGGATAGATTACTAAGTTATTTTACAAAATAA